The following proteins are co-located in the Piscirickettsia litoralis genome:
- a CDS encoding WD40 repeat domain-containing protein: MLCLTASLLLLACTSSDQQKSWQLGQNISQQAQISKNLRYVLTTPLNAPVELWQIGRSAKGKYAWSFPENLPAGYTISDLSTPQSYAVMASGPYVIVWSTRTGKSRAFWQLPFSVSEIRASQTNLLSLIRTDQGKVKMVDLRTGRIHFSIPIAKTDKATYLTFSENSHFFCSRHKVRTSSPMEHENQKTISNTQTRKKISFLKFSSNGKKLLTSTYTGLSQIWYTRSGKLISTLKANGDLYKIRQVPTPVIAARFSAKSGFLATGSPGGIVRVWRVKSGYIHRHWQIPSPSFWNRKHPTVLDLAFTSKARSVVTVTSENKTALWKLR, from the coding sequence ATGCTCTGCTTAACTGCAAGCTTACTCTTGCTTGCCTGTACCTCTTCAGATCAGCAAAAAAGTTGGCAATTAGGTCAGAATATCAGCCAACAAGCACAAATTAGCAAAAATTTAAGATATGTTCTAACAACCCCACTCAATGCACCTGTAGAACTCTGGCAAATCGGCCGCTCTGCCAAAGGAAAATATGCCTGGAGCTTTCCTGAAAATTTACCTGCAGGCTATACCATCAGTGACCTGTCAACCCCTCAATCCTATGCGGTGATGGCGAGTGGCCCTTATGTTATTGTCTGGAGCACACGCACAGGAAAAAGTCGTGCTTTTTGGCAACTCCCTTTTAGCGTCTCAGAAATTAGAGCCTCACAAACAAATCTACTCAGCCTTATTCGCACTGATCAAGGTAAAGTTAAAATGGTTGACTTGCGCACAGGCCGCATTCACTTTTCCATCCCTATCGCCAAAACAGACAAAGCCACCTATCTCACTTTTTCCGAAAACTCACATTTTTTTTGCAGTAGGCACAAAGTCAGGACGAGTTCACCTATGGAACATGAAAACCAAAAAACTATTTCGAACACTCAAACTAGGAAAAAAATTTCGTTTTTAAAGTTTTCCAGTAATGGGAAAAAACTACTCACTTCAACTTATACCGGTTTATCACAAATTTGGTATACCCGCTCAGGAAAGCTCATTTCAACATTAAAGGCAAACGGCGATCTTTATAAAATACGCCAAGTCCCCACACCTGTCATCGCTGCGCGTTTTTCGGCAAAGAGTGGATTTCTAGCAACCGGCTCGCCAGGCGGCATCGTTAGGGTTTGGCGCGTCAAATCAGGTTACATCCACAGACACTGGCAAATCCCTTCCCCAAGTTTTTGGAATCGTAAACATCCAACTGTACTCGATCTTGCATTCACCTCAAAAGCAAGATCAGTGGTTACTGTCACCAGTGAAAATAAGACCGCACTTTGGAAACTGCGTTAA
- a CDS encoding UbiH/UbiF/VisC/COQ6 family ubiquinone biosynthesis hydroxylase, translating to MKSFDIVVMGGGMTGLAAAAFAAQQGFNVALIEKNQLKLKPLSIQLKTGGVYSPRVSAITPCSQAFLEHLSAWQSICEQRCSAYQAMEVWESLGSGRIRFEAADVRADHLGHIIENEVIVQALLERVQELDIAIYSDTQAVNLDIKEEYAELHLQSADRLRALVVIGADGGQSWVRHQLSWPVTSRDYQQCALVTTVRTERTHQRTAWQRFLLTGPLAFLPLDDPHYSSIVWSLDKNCVERVLNLAEPEFKRELEQAVAGHLGKITDVAKRFSFPLRAEHACGYARPRVALVGDAAHRIHPLAGQGINLGFLDAMALIDVLTQVREKKRDIGHMMTLQKYERMRYGHNALTSATMTGFKELFSTQAEPLVWLRSMGLKLTNQTGFIKRELIKQAMGRKPAVLVGSPSSLEQV from the coding sequence ATGAAGTCGTTTGATATCGTGGTGATGGGGGGAGGCATGACTGGGCTTGCTGCCGCGGCCTTTGCAGCCCAACAAGGCTTTAACGTCGCCTTAATCGAAAAGAATCAATTAAAGTTGAAGCCATTATCCATACAATTAAAAACTGGCGGGGTGTATTCGCCACGTGTTAGTGCAATTACCCCGTGTAGCCAGGCGTTCTTGGAACACCTGAGCGCCTGGCAGAGTATTTGCGAACAGCGTTGCAGCGCTTATCAGGCGATGGAGGTCTGGGAGAGTCTAGGTTCTGGGCGGATTCGTTTTGAGGCCGCTGATGTAAGGGCTGACCACTTAGGTCATATTATCGAAAATGAAGTGATTGTTCAGGCTTTATTAGAACGCGTTCAAGAGTTAGATATTGCAATATACAGTGATACACAGGCTGTTAACTTGGACATTAAAGAAGAATATGCTGAATTGCATCTGCAATCGGCTGATCGACTAAGGGCGCTAGTGGTTATTGGGGCCGATGGAGGGCAGTCTTGGGTTCGTCATCAGCTCAGTTGGCCGGTGACTTCTCGGGATTATCAGCAATGCGCTTTAGTGACGACGGTGCGCACTGAGCGCACTCATCAAAGAACAGCATGGCAGCGCTTTTTACTGACAGGGCCTTTGGCCTTTTTGCCTCTGGATGACCCTCATTACTCCTCGATTGTCTGGTCATTAGATAAAAATTGTGTTGAGCGTGTTTTGAATTTAGCAGAGCCAGAGTTTAAACGGGAGCTTGAGCAGGCGGTTGCTGGGCATTTGGGTAAGATTACCGATGTTGCAAAGCGGTTTTCATTTCCTCTACGTGCTGAGCATGCTTGTGGTTATGCCCGCCCGCGTGTGGCTCTTGTTGGTGATGCGGCCCACCGTATTCATCCGTTGGCAGGTCAGGGCATTAATTTAGGGTTTTTAGATGCGATGGCTCTTATTGATGTATTGACTCAAGTACGCGAGAAAAAGCGCGATATTGGCCATATGATGACATTGCAAAAATATGAGCGTATGCGCTATGGGCACAATGCTTTAACGAGCGCAACGATGACAGGGTTTAAAGAGTTATTTTCTACACAAGCCGAACCGTTGGTGTGGCTTAGGAGTATGGGGCTGAAATTAACGAATCAAACCGGTTTTATTAAGCGTGAACTGATTAAGCAAGCGATGGGGCGCAAGCCGGCTGTATTGGTGGGATCACCATCGTCTTTAGAGCAAGTCTAG